One window of Acanthochromis polyacanthus isolate Apoly-LR-REF ecotype Palm Island chromosome 19, KAUST_Apoly_ChrSc, whole genome shotgun sequence genomic DNA carries:
- the tex2l gene encoding testis-expressed protein 2 isoform X2, which yields MAECGKNGERGSEDKGRGGGAPLQKPDGLSPVGATSTGTKRHLPRGIVIQLTGTEGEWDSLDDSELIFSINHDEDYPSISLPKERQLSVEDYGGQQSQAFHVPLSPSSPGSLANISATGPSFLSPGSSSPTHRPLASLVKSLSTELELKESSTLRPKPFLSLVKSISTEISRSEPEVSQSKSDSRLNLHLWKQLTQPKTRSNGDSRTAPPSPSSLSPSGEGPKGGFFKMELEDTKRKLSEAVHEPLSSMFSKIMREESGGSPKHQCKTQGAHQISSRVLGREGSTDTVLSDSPVRNSKKTDADVFSVFEWPSVRHLGRVHGHPCPVHYHRQHHRDEDLEICTDADMMQVLAIATQRKARMSPGAQARAAPLVRSSSVPQPPHPLPRMSLFCVAVLSYGYFILPLSPYFSGLALGLALGFLLGLFLIRMGTSRSNCSAPTYRPAQTMLGERILTGASVITEPDTLKGWMNEVHDYDPETSHPVLTHSVFATLEGSCLRLDSPHSNISRRATYDERVHEAAFVKSRCFQLAKSKVFLLPSVLARKRVWNPKYPICIQLAEGAKSQEDEGRMSEESRGEEPGGEPASPKPSSSKHPTILYLFGRTGREKEEWFRHFLFASMEAEREERDRQRPDRCVSRSGDPAQSVTTPQVHVPSSRGSSRVGSSDEDAPSTPPVASMSAAPSSNTRGLSVFDYPSYMARLLAAEEPTPLSSPGASSTECTCDLADYPGKSQTAWANALIGRIFWDFLREKHWADAVSHKIQKKLSKIRLPYFMNELTLTELDMGCSMPQITATSRPEVNHRGLWVELQLVYTGNLQMTLQTKFNLSKLGKEGGQDPIHCVTETGSPRCRPVLSVLADSDEESSSAGSSDEDDLLLSEPQGLVGEKGSTQTTEGTGGGKTGRKILRFVDKIAKSKYFQKATENEFIKKKFEEMSNTPLLLTVEVQELSGTLVVNIPPPPTDRIWYSFCVPPKLDLHVCPKLGEREVTFCHVTEWIEKKLQDEFQKVFVLPNMDDIYLPLMHSGLDSPQASESQRSQSSSTESIERIPPEISGAESD from the exons ATGGCAGAGTGTGGAAAAAATGGGGAAAGAGGAAGTGAGGataaaggaagaggaggtggtGCTCCTCTCCAGAAGCCGGACGGCCTCTCACCAGTTGGTGCCACCTCCACTGGGACAAAGAGGCATCTCCCCCGAGGGATTGTGATCCAGCTGACTGGGACGGAGGGAGAGTGGGACAGCTTGGACGATAGTGAGCTCATCTTCTCAATCAACCACGATGAGGACTACCCCTCCATATCACTCCCTAAGGAGAGGCAGCTCTCTGTCGAAGATTATGGAGGACAGCAGTCCCAAGCCTTCCATGTTCCTCTATCCCCTTCATCTCCTGGCTCATTGGCGAACATCTCTGCCACGGGCCCCAGCTTCCTCTCCCCTGGCTCTTCCTCACCAACCCACCGGCCCCTGGCAAGCCTTGTCAAGTCTCTTTCCACAGAGCTGGAGCTGAAAGAAAGTTCCACTCTCAGACCCAAACCCTTTCTCAGCCTCGTGAAGTCGATCTCAACAGAGATCTCCCGCTCAGAACCAGAGGTGTCACAGTCCAAATCAGACTCCCGCCTCAACCTCCACCTGTGGAAGCAGCTGACTCAACCAAAAACCCGCAGTAATGGGGACTCTCGGACTGCTCCCCCATCCCCCAGCTCACTTTCCCCTAGTGGAGAGGGTCCGAAAGGAGGCTTCTTTAAAATGGAGCTGGAGGACACCAAGAGGAAGCTCTCGGAGGCGGTGCACGAACCTCTGAGCAGCATGTTCAGTAAGATCATGAGGGAGGAAAGCGGGGGCAGCCCCAAGCACCAGTGCAAGACTCAGGGGGCTCACCAGATCAGCTCCAGGGTTTTGGGACGGGAAGGGAGCACAGACACGGTACTATCGGACTCTCCTGTGAGAAATTCTAAGAAAACAGATGCTGacgttttttctgtctttgagtGGCCTTCTGTTAGACATCTGGGGAGAGTTCATGGCCACCCCTGCCCTGTGCATTACCACAGACAACATCACAGAGATGAGGACCTGGAAATATGTACAGATGCCGACATGATGCAAGTCTTAGCCATCGCAACTCAAAGAAAGGCGAGGATGTCACCTGGTGCTCAGGCTCGAGCTGCACCTTTGGTTCGGAGCTCTTCTGTTCCTCAGCCACCTCACCCTCTGCCACGAATGAGTTTGTTCTGTGTGGCCGTGCTGTCCTATGGCTACTTCATTCTGCCTCTCAGTCCGTATTTCTCCGGCCTGGCACTGGGTTTAGCATTGGGCTTCTTGCTAGGGCTGTTCCTCATCAGGATGGGCACCTCCAGGTCGAACTGTTCAGCTCCTACATACAGACCAGCACAGACAATGTTGGGAGAAAGGATTCTGACAGGTGCAAGTGTCATCACCGAACCTGACACTCTGAAG GGCTGGATGAATGAGGTACATGATTACGACCCAGAAACCAGCCATCCGGTTCTGACTCACTCTGTGTTTGCCACCCTGGAGGGCTCCTGTCTCCGTCTGGACTCCCCTCATTCTAACATAAGCCGCAGGGCCACGTACGATGAGAGAGTCCACGAGGCTGCCTTTGTCAAGTCACGCTGCTTTCAGCTTGCAAAGAGCAAA GTATTCCTCCTGCCATCTGTGTTGGCTCGGAAGAGGGTGTGGAACCCAAAGTATCCCATCTGCATCCAGCTAGCTGAAGGGGCAAAATCCCAGGAGGATGAAGGACGAATGTCGGAGGAGAGCCGGGGAGAGGAGCCGGGAGGTGAACCAGCGAGTCCTAAACCAAGTTCCTCCAAACATCCCACTATTCTTTACCTCTTTGGCCGcacaggaagagagaaagaagagtgGTTTCGTCACTTCCTGTTTGCATCCatggaggcagagagagaagagagggacAGACAGAGGCCTGACAGATGTGTGTCCAGATCGG GTGACCCAGCACAGAGCGTTACTACACCACAGGTTCATGTGCCGAGCAGCAGAGGCTCCAGCAGAGTGGGCAGCAGCGACGAAGACGCTCCCTCTACACCTCCAGTGGCCTCCATGTCTGCTGCTCCATCCAGCAACACCAGGGGCCTTTCTGTGTTCGACTACCCCAGCTACATGGCTCGTCTCCTGGCTGCAGAGGAGCCGACACCCCTCTCCAGTCCTGGAGCCAGCAGCACCGAG tgCACCTGTGATCTAGCAGACTACCCTGGAAAGAGCCAAACTGCATGGGCTAATGCTCTAATTGGTCGAATCTTCTGGGATTTCCTGCGAGAGAAGCACTGGGCTGATGCAGTCTCCCACAAGATTCAGAAGAAGCTCAGCAAGATCAGA CTGCCTTACTTCATGAATGAACTGACTCTCACTGAGTTGGATATGGGCTGCTCTATGCCGCAAATTACCGCTACCTCCAGACCAGAGGTTAACCACAGAG GCCTGTGGGTGGAGCTGCAGCTGGTCTACACTGGTAACCTGCAGATGACACTGCAGACCAAGTTCAATCTGTCCAAGCTGGGCAAAGAGGGCGGTCAGGATCCAATACACTGTGTGACTGAAACGGGAAGCCCACG CTGCCGGCCGGTCCTCAGTGTGTTGGCGGACAGTGATGAGGAATCCTCCAGCGCTGGTTCATCGGATGAGGATGACCTGCTTCTTTCTGAGCCTCAGGGTCTGGTAGGAGAGAAGGGATCCACCCAGACAACCGAAGG GACGGGGGGTGGAAAGACTGGAAGGAAGATTTTGAGATTTGTGGACAAAATCGCCAAGTCCAAGTACTTCCAGAAAGCCACAGAGAACGAGTTCATTAAGAAGAAGTTTGAGGAGATGTCCAACACGCCGCTGCTGCTCACTGTGGAGGTCCAAGAGCTGTCAGGGACTCTGGTGGTCAACATCCCACCGCCCCCTACAGACAGGATATG GTACAGCTTCTGCGTCCCTCCAAAACTGGATCTGCATGTTTGCCCCAAACTGGGAGAGAGGGAGGTGACTTTCTGCCATGTGACTGAGTGGATTGAAAAGAAGCTGCAGGATGAGTTCCAG AAAGTGTTTGTACTGCCAAACATGGATGATATCTACTTACCCCTGATGCACTCTGGGTTGGACAGTCCTCAAGCCTCTGAGTCCCAGCGGTCCCAGagctcctccacagagtccataGAGAGGATCCCACCTGAGATCTCCGGGGCAGAATCTGACTAG
- the tex2l gene encoding testis-expressed protein 2 isoform X1, which translates to MAECGKNGERGSEDKGRGGGAPLQKPDGLSPVGATSTGTKRHLPRGIVIQLTGTEGEWDSLDDSELIFSINHDEDYPSISLPKERQLSVEDYGGQQSQAFHVPLSPSSPGSLANISATGPSFLSPGSSSPTHRPLASLVKSLSTELELKESSTLRPKPFLSLVKSISTEISRSEPEVSQSKSDSRLNLHLWKQLTQPKTRSNGDSRTAPPSPSSLSPSGEGPKGGFFKMELEDTKRKLSEAVHEPLSSMFSKIMREESGGSPKHQCKTQGAHQISSRVLGREGSTDTVLSDSPVRNSKKTDADVFSVFEWPSVRHLGRVHGHPCPVHYHRQHHRDEDLEICTDADMMQVLAIATQRKARMSPGAQARAAPLVRSSSVPQPPHPLPRMSLFCVAVLSYGYFILPLSPYFSGLALGLALGFLLGLFLIRMGTSRSNCSAPTYRPAQTMLGERILTGASVITEPDTLKGWMNEVHDYDPETSHPVLTHSVFATLEGSCLRLDSPHSNISRRATYDERVHEAAFVKSRCFQLAKSKVFLLPSVLARKRVWNPKYPICIQLAEGAKSQEDEGRMSEESRGEEPGGEPASPKPSSSKHPTILYLFGRTGREKEEWFRHFLFASMEAEREERDRQRPDRCVSRSGDPAQSVTTPQVHVPSSRGSSRVGSSDEDAPSTPPVASMSAAPSSNTRGLSVFDYPSYMARLLAAEEPTPLSSPGASSTEASPTIRGSCTCDLADYPGKSQTAWANALIGRIFWDFLREKHWADAVSHKIQKKLSKIRLPYFMNELTLTELDMGCSMPQITATSRPEVNHRGLWVELQLVYTGNLQMTLQTKFNLSKLGKEGGQDPIHCVTETGSPRCRPVLSVLADSDEESSSAGSSDEDDLLLSEPQGLVGEKGSTQTTEGTGGGKTGRKILRFVDKIAKSKYFQKATENEFIKKKFEEMSNTPLLLTVEVQELSGTLVVNIPPPPTDRIWYSFCVPPKLDLHVCPKLGEREVTFCHVTEWIEKKLQDEFQKVFVLPNMDDIYLPLMHSGLDSPQASESQRSQSSSTESIERIPPEISGAESD; encoded by the exons ATGGCAGAGTGTGGAAAAAATGGGGAAAGAGGAAGTGAGGataaaggaagaggaggtggtGCTCCTCTCCAGAAGCCGGACGGCCTCTCACCAGTTGGTGCCACCTCCACTGGGACAAAGAGGCATCTCCCCCGAGGGATTGTGATCCAGCTGACTGGGACGGAGGGAGAGTGGGACAGCTTGGACGATAGTGAGCTCATCTTCTCAATCAACCACGATGAGGACTACCCCTCCATATCACTCCCTAAGGAGAGGCAGCTCTCTGTCGAAGATTATGGAGGACAGCAGTCCCAAGCCTTCCATGTTCCTCTATCCCCTTCATCTCCTGGCTCATTGGCGAACATCTCTGCCACGGGCCCCAGCTTCCTCTCCCCTGGCTCTTCCTCACCAACCCACCGGCCCCTGGCAAGCCTTGTCAAGTCTCTTTCCACAGAGCTGGAGCTGAAAGAAAGTTCCACTCTCAGACCCAAACCCTTTCTCAGCCTCGTGAAGTCGATCTCAACAGAGATCTCCCGCTCAGAACCAGAGGTGTCACAGTCCAAATCAGACTCCCGCCTCAACCTCCACCTGTGGAAGCAGCTGACTCAACCAAAAACCCGCAGTAATGGGGACTCTCGGACTGCTCCCCCATCCCCCAGCTCACTTTCCCCTAGTGGAGAGGGTCCGAAAGGAGGCTTCTTTAAAATGGAGCTGGAGGACACCAAGAGGAAGCTCTCGGAGGCGGTGCACGAACCTCTGAGCAGCATGTTCAGTAAGATCATGAGGGAGGAAAGCGGGGGCAGCCCCAAGCACCAGTGCAAGACTCAGGGGGCTCACCAGATCAGCTCCAGGGTTTTGGGACGGGAAGGGAGCACAGACACGGTACTATCGGACTCTCCTGTGAGAAATTCTAAGAAAACAGATGCTGacgttttttctgtctttgagtGGCCTTCTGTTAGACATCTGGGGAGAGTTCATGGCCACCCCTGCCCTGTGCATTACCACAGACAACATCACAGAGATGAGGACCTGGAAATATGTACAGATGCCGACATGATGCAAGTCTTAGCCATCGCAACTCAAAGAAAGGCGAGGATGTCACCTGGTGCTCAGGCTCGAGCTGCACCTTTGGTTCGGAGCTCTTCTGTTCCTCAGCCACCTCACCCTCTGCCACGAATGAGTTTGTTCTGTGTGGCCGTGCTGTCCTATGGCTACTTCATTCTGCCTCTCAGTCCGTATTTCTCCGGCCTGGCACTGGGTTTAGCATTGGGCTTCTTGCTAGGGCTGTTCCTCATCAGGATGGGCACCTCCAGGTCGAACTGTTCAGCTCCTACATACAGACCAGCACAGACAATGTTGGGAGAAAGGATTCTGACAGGTGCAAGTGTCATCACCGAACCTGACACTCTGAAG GGCTGGATGAATGAGGTACATGATTACGACCCAGAAACCAGCCATCCGGTTCTGACTCACTCTGTGTTTGCCACCCTGGAGGGCTCCTGTCTCCGTCTGGACTCCCCTCATTCTAACATAAGCCGCAGGGCCACGTACGATGAGAGAGTCCACGAGGCTGCCTTTGTCAAGTCACGCTGCTTTCAGCTTGCAAAGAGCAAA GTATTCCTCCTGCCATCTGTGTTGGCTCGGAAGAGGGTGTGGAACCCAAAGTATCCCATCTGCATCCAGCTAGCTGAAGGGGCAAAATCCCAGGAGGATGAAGGACGAATGTCGGAGGAGAGCCGGGGAGAGGAGCCGGGAGGTGAACCAGCGAGTCCTAAACCAAGTTCCTCCAAACATCCCACTATTCTTTACCTCTTTGGCCGcacaggaagagagaaagaagagtgGTTTCGTCACTTCCTGTTTGCATCCatggaggcagagagagaagagagggacAGACAGAGGCCTGACAGATGTGTGTCCAGATCGG GTGACCCAGCACAGAGCGTTACTACACCACAGGTTCATGTGCCGAGCAGCAGAGGCTCCAGCAGAGTGGGCAGCAGCGACGAAGACGCTCCCTCTACACCTCCAGTGGCCTCCATGTCTGCTGCTCCATCCAGCAACACCAGGGGCCTTTCTGTGTTCGACTACCCCAGCTACATGGCTCGTCTCCTGGCTGCAGAGGAGCCGACACCCCTCTCCAGTCCTGGAGCCAGCAGCACCGAGGCAAGTCCCACCATCAGAGGGAGT tgCACCTGTGATCTAGCAGACTACCCTGGAAAGAGCCAAACTGCATGGGCTAATGCTCTAATTGGTCGAATCTTCTGGGATTTCCTGCGAGAGAAGCACTGGGCTGATGCAGTCTCCCACAAGATTCAGAAGAAGCTCAGCAAGATCAGA CTGCCTTACTTCATGAATGAACTGACTCTCACTGAGTTGGATATGGGCTGCTCTATGCCGCAAATTACCGCTACCTCCAGACCAGAGGTTAACCACAGAG GCCTGTGGGTGGAGCTGCAGCTGGTCTACACTGGTAACCTGCAGATGACACTGCAGACCAAGTTCAATCTGTCCAAGCTGGGCAAAGAGGGCGGTCAGGATCCAATACACTGTGTGACTGAAACGGGAAGCCCACG CTGCCGGCCGGTCCTCAGTGTGTTGGCGGACAGTGATGAGGAATCCTCCAGCGCTGGTTCATCGGATGAGGATGACCTGCTTCTTTCTGAGCCTCAGGGTCTGGTAGGAGAGAAGGGATCCACCCAGACAACCGAAGG GACGGGGGGTGGAAAGACTGGAAGGAAGATTTTGAGATTTGTGGACAAAATCGCCAAGTCCAAGTACTTCCAGAAAGCCACAGAGAACGAGTTCATTAAGAAGAAGTTTGAGGAGATGTCCAACACGCCGCTGCTGCTCACTGTGGAGGTCCAAGAGCTGTCAGGGACTCTGGTGGTCAACATCCCACCGCCCCCTACAGACAGGATATG GTACAGCTTCTGCGTCCCTCCAAAACTGGATCTGCATGTTTGCCCCAAACTGGGAGAGAGGGAGGTGACTTTCTGCCATGTGACTGAGTGGATTGAAAAGAAGCTGCAGGATGAGTTCCAG AAAGTGTTTGTACTGCCAAACATGGATGATATCTACTTACCCCTGATGCACTCTGGGTTGGACAGTCCTCAAGCCTCTGAGTCCCAGCGGTCCCAGagctcctccacagagtccataGAGAGGATCCCACCTGAGATCTCCGGGGCAGAATCTGACTAG
- the neurl2 gene encoding neuralized-like protein 2 — MEPFSDQFMEFHPIHGTNVRLDYSGTQATRVESFANGVCFSKQPLKPGEIFLIEIEDKELGWCGHLRVGLTAQDPRSLEAVPEYSIPDLTDLGNSWVFAITRNHNKIIEVLEAVEEGLDGGQRLGRGEAEDEHQEEAAPNVKTKTFFTDTHLYIDSVRIPRDKLVGRSRPGRFSHILDDLYKTNALPPTARRSRIGVLYVPKGQDLADMHIVINGEDMGASAKGIPTIEPLYAVVDVFAATKCVRIVQVEYGFSSLQTLCRKTIQKHIVHRMALDWLELPEALKHYCKYE, encoded by the exons ATGGAGCCGTTTTCTGACCAGTTCATGGAGTTCCACCCAATCCACGGGACCAACGTCAGACTGGATTACTCAGGAACTCAGGCCACTCGGGTGGAGAGCTTTGCCAACGGAGTTTGTTTCAGCAAACAGCCCCTGAAGCCTGGAGAGATTTTTCTCATAGAGATTGAGGATAAAGAGCTGGGCTGGTGTGGCCACCTCCGGGTCGGCCTGACAGCCCAGGACCCCAGGAGCTTAGAGGCGGTGCCGGAATATTCTATCCCAGACTTGACAGACTTGGGGAACAGCTGGGTGTTTGCCATCACTCGCAACCATAACAAGATCATAGAGGTCTTAGAGGCTGTGGAGGAAGGACTGGATGGGGGGCAGAGGCTTGGGAGAGGAGAGGCAGAAGACGAACATCAGGAAGAAGCAGCCCCCAATGTGAAAACAAAGACTTTCTTTACTGACACTCACTTGTACATTGACAGCGTTCGAATTCCCAGAGACAAGCTGGTCGGACGGAGTCGACCCGGACGCTTCagccacattttggatgacttgTACAAGACCAACGCCCTGCCTCCCACAGCCAGACGCAGCAGGATAGGAGTTCTGTATGTGCCTAAAGGGCAAGACCTGGCTGATATGCACATTGTCATCAATGGTGAGGACATGGGAGCTTCTGCAAAGGGGATCCCCACCATTGAGCCTCTCTACGCTGTGGTGGACGTATTTGCTGCTACCAAGTGTGTGCGAATTGTTCAGGTGGAGTACGGAT TCTCGTCCTTGCAGACATTGTGTAGAAAGACTATACAGAAGCACATCGTCCACAGGATGGCCCTGGACTGGCTAGAACTGCCAGAGGCCCTCAAGCACTACTGCAAATATGAATAA